The genomic interval TAATATTTGCTGTGTATATCGGGTGCctgctctctgcagctcctTATTACTGGTGGCCGGAGTTGTGGCACAGCCTGCACGGGGTGGGgagcggtggaggaggagagggtaaCAGGAGAACCGTGGCCCAGCATGTCCTCGTGTGGGCCCACTGCGCCACTGTCTACCTCCTCCCCTGCACCGTCTTCTTCTCCCTCAATGCTGCCATCGTTCAAAAGCTGCGCAGACGCCGCAGCTGTTTCCGTCTGCGCGGCTACTCCACCGGCAAGACCACCGCCATCCTCCTCGCCATCACCTCCGTCTTCGCCGTTCTGTGGGCTCCACGTACCCTCATGATCCTCTACCACTTCTACTCCCCTCCACCTGCCTCACGAGGTGCTGGCGTGCTGCTCCACATGCTCACAGATCTGGCTAATATGCTCGCACTGCTCAACACCGGCGTCAACTTCTTCCTCTACTGCTTCATCAGCAAGCGATTCCGGGGAATGGCGGCCAACGTGCTGCGAGCCATGGTGCACTGCCGGAAGCAGCCGCCTCCGTTTTACGCCAGCCACAACTTTTCCATCACGAGCAGCCCCTGGATCTCGCCGGCCAACTCCCACTGCATCAAGATGTTGGTGTACCAGTACGACAAAAACGGGAAGCCAATCTGCATTTCCTCCTGAGCTGTCAACCGCCAGCAGCTACCGCCACACTCAGCAGAACGGGAATATATTCAGGCTTTGTTTACTTGGTGACCAGATTACTCACGTGGGACTCTTTGAGGCttgaaaatgtcaacatgcCCGGAGAGCACAGAGGCGACGGTTTAGCTATAGCTTTCAGTGATAACAAAGTGGCAAGCTAGCAGGACGGATAAAGAAACAGCAGGTATTCACAAAGCTGAGACCAGCTGAGAAAGGTTGATTGTTTcctccagcaaaaaaaaaaaaaaacacttactgTAAGAGACTGACTGATAAAGGGGTCTCATCACCATCTATCACTGACTTTCATAGGCCGATGTTTGTATCAGTGATAAACCGACGACTGGATGAGTCCTTGGTGAAGCATCAAACGTCTGCtgacagtgattttttttatggtcGCTCGCCATTGCACAACAGTGACGAGCCTCGAGCAGATGTGTCGTTTTTCCTTTGGGAGTCTTTTCCAGGCATCACGCAGAGATTCCTGCCAGAGTCTTGGCACTAAACGGCTCACCTTAGAGGGGTGATTCACTCAGGCCGAGCCAGCGACGGCGTGTCCATTGTCCACGGTTATGACTGTCTGTCAAGCACTTCAAAACAGCGCTGTCGTTTCCAGTTTAATATGCAGAAGAGTCTCAAAGGCTTGTTAGTTTGTGCTTTTATTCAATGAACAGGCCTCCCTGACTTTCCTCATCCTAGCAGTGCAGGTCACCTTCAAGTCGGCACTCGCTATGGAAGTTATCCCACAACCAAGCTCAAAGATTGTCAAAGGATGAGTAGACACTCTCCTTACTGTTGGTTCCTTATTTATTAAACTTGACTGTTATTGtagctgcacaaaaaaacatgacaaaaataaGTTAATTGGAGTTGGTTTAGCTCCAAGGTGTCATTAACCTAGAAATCGCATTTCCAACATTAGGAAGAGgacatttctgctttttgtaGATAGTCCTTGATTAACCTTTAATGGACCTTGATGACTTACTGTTAGCCATTATGTGGATGAATACAATGACTGTATCTCTTAAACCCTTTAGCTTTCTAAGATAAtgagaaaaaacagagagagagagattgagaggaTAAAGCAATCGGCCATCCTTTTAGTTTCAACCTTTATGACATTTTCTTTCCCATGATGCAGCAGTGAATTTGATCTCAGGGCCACAGAGAGGCATTTCAGCGCTGTTTGTTCTGCTGTCCAAGTAACATTTAACACCCAGACATAGTCCTCTGCATCAACTCCATCTGGATGCTGCCTGGTAACGAACCATAAATgtgagcacgcacacacacacacacacacattcacacactctgcACTGTATTAAGAACACATTAAGATCAGTGCACATCTATTCTGCAGACACCTTGAGGCATCGGCGGTGTTCATCTATCTACAGAGAATGGAGCTTTGCCAAAGGGCAGATTTCTGCTAATACCTGCCAGGAGGGATCAGACACATCTGGCCTTTTGTATTAATGGATAAGGCTTTAAATCTGATTGATGTTAGGTGTGTCTGTCATAGCTGATAATGTCACGACCTCCAGACTCTTGTTTAACACTCAAATATCTGACGCTCTTAAGAAGGCAACAGCGGCTGTGTCGTCACTCTTTTTCTCACCATAACAACTATCAGAGCAGAAACTGTCTGCAGCTGAAAATCAGAGCACAAGAGTACAAATCTGTGTTAAGAAGTAAAGCAGGGATATGAACTTGCATATATTTAtcactcttgtttctcttcagaTCAGATCAATCTTTTCGCCCTTAACTAAAGATTTTCATGGAGAGGGATAATGAGAGTATTTCTGATTGTGATTTCAGATTTTGGATTAATTGTCCTTCGGTTGTCTGTGTCATTATTTTGATCAGTAAGTGTGTATCTAAAGGAGTAATAAATCAAAGGGCTGCATTTTTTGACGTAGAGCTGAAGTTGGTAGAAATGCAGCTCTATTTTACTTACAGAACTCTGAGgcttctgttttaaatgtttttaaaaccaaGATTTAATTCAGATAAAGAATAATGAACAGATCAAGGTTGTAAAATAATAACGTTTCAGTCAGTTTTCAGTCAGTGAGTGCTACATTGCAAATAAGGGCTGAATATAAGGTTCTGACTCATGGCTTACGTAAAGGTGCATTCATtcttttaactaaaaaaaaaccctaacccAATTCTCCCACATCCAAACTGCCCCTTCTTTCAGTTTTGCACTCAGAAACTAACTGGCCCTGCCGACTTTCaattcctttttccttttcttttttttttttatcacaaattGATTTCCTTAAAATTGCAAAACAAATAGAGGACGACCAATTTCCACATTCTCCTCAACTCCTTCACTCTGCACTCCTCTCACTCATCCAAACCCACCCACGCTTTATGTCAAAAGCACTCGTTTAGAGTTAATTCTCTCAAgggttcctttttttcttaaagaaacGATTACCTTTAAGTACTTTTTGTGCATCTTTGTCACCCTGTCAAAAATCTGGTGGGTGTTAAAGACTATAATAGACAAAAAGTCAATAACCAATAATCACTCAGTGAGCTCCTAGTCTGTGAAATAGTCAGGCTCGGCAGGAGGATACATTTCATTTAGTGTAAAGGCACTGAAATATGTGTTTTAATCCTAATCAATACACCTAATGAGCAGATCAATAAGAAAGTAAGATCAGGAAaaaatgatttgggcttcaggCCGAGGAGCTCGTGCCGGATCAATGTTGCCATGGCAATAACTTCACGTGTTAAACCCGTCCAGTGTTTTCGGCCATGTTAATGTGACATTTGCGCAAGAACCTGCAGCTCATTTTAGAGGCCTCCAGGGAgtgatgcatgctgggaaaccAAAGCAAAGGGAtgagtggggagggggttttAAAGAGTGTCGCACACAGGTGTGCCTTTGTGTCCACACGTGACACACTCTGGAGCAAGTGGaagaggtgtgtgtatgtgtgagtatttgtgtgtgtgtgtgtgtgtgtgtggtcgggGTGGGAAGAAATATCCCATcgttatgagaaaaaaaacagatattaaaAAGATAACCCAGCATAAATCAATCAGACGgtaaaattgtattttctttcctACACAGGCTGCTCTAGTgtttcctctccatctctctctttctacaatgtgtgtgtgcatgtttgtgtgcaaatgtgtgtgcgtgtgtgtgtgtgtgtgtgtgtgtgtgtgtgtgtgtacataatgTCTGTGCTATACAGAATGAAGCTGTAATATTTGTGCCATAAGACCTGTAATGTACGATTTAAACGATGTATTTATACTCAGTCTTGATGAATATAACTACATGCAGCACAGTATTATAAAGATATATCTATGAATGTAAAACTGAAGCTTAGAGCatctttgtctgtatttttctgattgtgattttttacatgattacattttttgagCAGTCTTTGACCTTGGTCCACAGCAGTGTTACAGGACTGTGTTACAGGACTCATCTGGAGTGGTTATAGGCTTGCATTAATCAGTTTTTCCTCCTAATGAATGTATTGATCGTATCAAGAGTATTTATTACTGTAATGTGACAGAGTATGCAGAAAAGTATTGGCTGATATTGATATTTTTgattaacaaaataaagaacagaATCTGCGAGCATTCAGATAAAGTGCTGAtgatgttgtgtcttttttttctgcacatacAATCACACTATAACTCAAAGAAAGACTTAGACATCATTGTAggtataaaacatttgttttcagcataaacacatgaacatttCAGACAGATCTGAGTTTGGAGTTTGATTTTAGAAaactgctctgattggtctcaaacattttaatcagGACTTTCAGATGTTTGCTTTTTGATGTTCCtctattcattttgttttatacaTATAgaccttgttaaaaaaaaacatttttggtcgTGCTTTAATTAATGGACAAAAACTTCTGGAGATTTCTGAATTATGTTATGAAGATAACATAAGAgattttttcttgccactgtaacttttgctgctttgctaaagtgctcatgatggataggccggatctttgtaacatagcaataagtaaggtcttttacctgctcttttgtaatgttaacagacaatgagtaaggtcttttacctgctcttttgtaatgttaacagacaatgagtaaggtattttacctgcttcttgtaaagtgtctcgagataacacttgttatgagttgacgctatacaaataaaagttgattgattgattgattgattgaagataactattttattattttgattgattgattttgcaTGGGAACCAGACAAATCTGCACATTCATGTTTTATGCTGTTCCCTGtaattcccttttttaaatttagcagaaacatgttttccaCTCTCTCGCCCGGAAATCAATGACAACTGGTTGCCTGATTTTAGTCATAATAATGGTGATAACTtcattgaaaatattaaaaaacaaagtgctttatagttacaaaaataaagttaagGGTCACCGGTAGCATAGCGGTAAGTGCACacatcccatgtacagaggctatagttctCCAAGCGGGTCAATGACAGAAGTCATTTCACTGAGGACACTGAGTTTACCTGCCTGACATGACCAGACAGGAAGttcactgtctgtttaccttaTGGACTGGTTGACTAGTCtgaagttacattctgtttaattgATAGGGAAATTGGTTGTTTTAGGAACACACCTAGTTTATGATGTCTTCAATTTGATCACAAGTCAGAAATTCCAAAATGCAAGTCTAATTTGTGTCCAGACGACCCCTTGAAGTCGGAAGTCAGGCTCCAAAACTCTTAGATACTTTAAGTAACCCAGAGTTAGCAACTCGCAACTGGACACAGTCAACTCAGATGTGACGTCATCCCCAGCTCCGACACCCGACATCCAAGGAAGATGGAACGCAC from Labrus mixtus chromosome 20, fLabMix1.1, whole genome shotgun sequence carries:
- the gpr139 gene encoding probable G-protein coupled receptor 139 translates to MEHSHIFPAFSSNGSTWSPGQHPSEVTQGCPLGPLPVIYYSVLLCLGLPANILTVVILSQLVLRRQKSSYNYLLALAAADILVLFLIVFVDFILEDFIMAAPLPLSLNNAVQVLEFSSIHTSIWITVPLTIDRYIAVCHPLRYHTVSYPARTRRVIFAVYIGCLLSAAPYYWWPELWHSLHGVGSGGGGEGNRRTVAQHVLVWAHCATVYLLPCTVFFSLNAAIVQKLRRRRSCFRLRGYSTGKTTAILLAITSVFAVLWAPRTLMILYHFYSPPPASRGAGVLLHMLTDLANMLALLNTGVNFFLYCFISKRFRGMAANVLRAMVHCRKQPPPFYASHNFSITSSPWISPANSHCIKMLVYQYDKNGKPICISS